The following coding sequences lie in one Pseudorasbora parva isolate DD20220531a chromosome 18, ASM2467924v1, whole genome shotgun sequence genomic window:
- the bxdc2 gene encoding ribosome biogenesis protein BRX1 homolog, producing MAARRGKRAAERSAQTKAKRAKLNSNKSPQAERKPKTVSFTVDNEGASADSRENIISVPPPVSAGKWTNKERVLVFSSRGISFRTRHLMQDLKTMMPHSKADTKMDRKDKLFVVNEVCEIKNCNKCIFFEAKKKQDLYMWISNVPQGPSAKFLVQNVHTLAELKMTGNCLKGSRPLLSFDPKFDTEPHYALLKELFTQVFSTPQYHPKSQPFVDHVFTFSIADNRVWFRNYQIIEEDASLVEIGPRFVLNLIKIFQGSFGGPTLFENPHFQSPNMHRRMIRLATAARLKERQMVKEIRKGKRTEEKEVITQDVTDDVFVTPAEPKALEVELEAPEPRPDRKKKKQRLTELKKKTLMKRKGLR from the exons ATGGCGGCGCGCAGAGGGAAACGTGCAGCGGAGAGATCAGCGCAGACCAAGGCGAAGAGAGCGAAATTAAACAGCAACAAAAGCCCACAGGCCGAGAGAAAGCCGAAGACGGTGTCATTTACTGTAGATAATGAAGGAGCGAGCGCGGACTCTCGCGAGAACATCATCAGCGTCCCGCCGCCCGTCAGCGCG GGGAAATGGACGAATAAAGAGCGAGTCCTGGTGTTCTCCTCGCGCGGGATCAGCTTCAGGACGAGACACCTGATGCAGGACCTGAAGACCATGATGCCGCACAGCAAAGCCG ACACCAAAATGGACCGGAAAGACAAGCTGTTCGTGGTGAACGAG GTGTGTGAGATCAAGAACTGCAACAAGTGCATCTTCTTTGAGGCCAAGAAGAAACAGGACCTTTACATGTg GATCTCAAACGTCCCTCAGGGACCTTCGGCCAAGTTTCTGGTTCAGAACG TTCATACGCTGGCGGAGCTGAAGATGACGGGGAACTGCCTGAAAGGCTCCAGACCTCTGCTGTCCTTCGACCCG AAATTCGACACTGAGCCTCATTACGCGCTGCTGAAGGAACTCTTCACTCAG gtctTCTCCACGCCTCAGTATCACCCCAAGAGTCAGCCGTTCGTGGATCATGTGTTCACCTTCAGCATCGCGGACAACAGAGTCTGGTTCAGGAACTATCAG ATCATTGAAGAGGACGCGTCTCTGGTGGAGATCGGGCCTCGTTTCGTTCTGAACCTCATCAAAATCTTCCAGGGAAGCTTCGGCGGACCCACGCTCTTCGAGAACCCGCATTTCCAATCGCCCAACATG cacCGCCGCATGATCCGCCTGGCCACGGCCGCCCGGCTGAAAGAGCGGCAGATGGTGAAGGAGATCCGGAAGGGGAAGCGCACCGAGGAGAAGGAAGTGATAACACAGGACGTGACGGACGACGTGTTCGTGACCCCGGCGGAGCCCAAAGCGCTGGAGGTCGAGCTGGAGGCTCCGGAACCGCGACCCGacaggaagaagaagaagcagcgGCTGACCGAGCTCAAGAAGAAGACGCTGATGAAGCGCAAAGGCCTGCGATGA
- the dtwd2 gene encoding tRNA-uridine aminocarboxypropyltransferase 2, whose protein sequence is MFLRNGLLQLPRQVQLRSAPSSQYVIRTQPNNTCVSTLECAAAALSIMENNHSIQEVLLKPLQALCSFQLQHGAQIHHSKEHLLKHGQYTKIMPKNKRKIRRMQKLISSQNI, encoded by the exons ATGTTCCTGAGGAACGGCCTGCTCCAGCTGCccagacag GTCCAGCTCCGCAGCGCCCCCTCCAGTCAGTACGTGATCCGCACACAGCCCAACAACACGTGTGTGTCCACGCTGGAGTGTGCGGCCGCAGCGCTGTCCATCATGGAGAACAACCACAGCATtcaggag GTTCTCCTCAAGCCTCTACAGGCTCTCTGCTCCTTCCAGCTTCAGCACGGCGCTCAGATCCACCACAGCAAAGAACATCTCCTCAAACACGGACAATACACCAAAATCATGCCCAAGAACAAGCGCAAGATCCGCAGGATGCAGAAGCTCATCAGCAGCCAGAACATCTGA
- the stard4 gene encoding stAR-related lipid transfer protein 4 isoform X1, with the protein MFASTMASECLQLRETLLSYHSLSESEWSIAKKSKDVTVWRRPSQEFSGFLYKAEGTVAETPRRIMDFMIPGPCRMSWDSLMTSLEIVKTLDQGCCVVKYTTAGQLWNIISPREFVDLSYTCQHERGLLSCGVSVAHAELKPGLVRGFNHPCGWFCVPTEDPTLSCLTGFIQTDLRGKLPQTAVDSAMAAGLLRFIHDLRGALRGDTD; encoded by the exons ATGTTCGCCAGCACG ATGGCCAGTGAGTGTCTGCAGCTGAGGGAAACGCTCTTGTCCTATCACAGTCTGAGTGAATCCGAATGGAGCATCGCAAAAAAGTCG aaggATGTGACCGTTTGGAGGAGACCGTCGCAGGAGTTCAGCGGCTTCCT ATATAAAGCTGAAGGAACTGTGGCAGAGACTCCACGCAGGATCATGGACTTCATGATCCCCGGGCCGTGCCGGATGAGCTGGGACAGTCTGATGACTTCCCTGGAGATCGTGAAAACTCTGGAccag ggctgTTGTGTAGTGAAGTACACCACTGCAGGCCAGCTGTGGAACATCATCTCTCCGCGGGAGTTTGTGGATCTCTCCTACACCTGCCAGCACGAGCGCGGCCTGCTGTCCTGTG GTGTGAGTGTGGCTCATGCGGAGCTGAAGCCGGGGCTGGTGCGGGGCTTTAATCACCCGTGTGGCTGGTTTTGTGTCCCGACGGAGGATCCGACTCTCAGCTGTCTGACCGGATTCATCCAGACGGACCTCAGAGGGAAGCTGCCGCAGACGGCCGTGGACTCGGCGATGGCTGCCGGACTGCTGCGCTTCATCCACGACCTCAGAGGAGCTCTGAGAGGAGACACGGactga
- the stard4 gene encoding stAR-related lipid transfer protein 4 isoform X4 yields MFASTMASECLQLRETLLSYHSLSESEWSIAKKSKDVTVWRRPSQEFSGFLYKAEGTVAETPRRIMDFMIPGPCRMSWDSLMTSLEIVKTLDQGCCVVKYTTAGQLWNIISPREFVDLSYTCQHERGLLSCGVSVAHAELKPGLVRGFNHPCVCVCVCVCECGSCGAEAGAGAGL; encoded by the exons ATGTTCGCCAGCACG ATGGCCAGTGAGTGTCTGCAGCTGAGGGAAACGCTCTTGTCCTATCACAGTCTGAGTGAATCCGAATGGAGCATCGCAAAAAAGTCG aaggATGTGACCGTTTGGAGGAGACCGTCGCAGGAGTTCAGCGGCTTCCT ATATAAAGCTGAAGGAACTGTGGCAGAGACTCCACGCAGGATCATGGACTTCATGATCCCCGGGCCGTGCCGGATGAGCTGGGACAGTCTGATGACTTCCCTGGAGATCGTGAAAACTCTGGAccag ggctgTTGTGTAGTGAAGTACACCACTGCAGGCCAGCTGTGGAACATCATCTCTCCGCGGGAGTTTGTGGATCTCTCCTACACCTGCCAGCACGAGCGCGGCCTGCTGTCCTGTG GTGTGAGTGTGGCTCATGCGGAGCTGAAGCCGGGGCTGGTGCGGGGCTTTAatcacccgtgtgtgtgtgtgtgtgtgtgtgtgtgtgagtgtggctCATGCGGAGCTGAAGCCGGGGCTGGTGCGGGGCTTTAa
- the stard4 gene encoding stAR-related lipid transfer protein 4 isoform X2 — protein MFASTMASECLQLRETLLSYHSLSESEWSIAKKSDVTVWRRPSQEFSGFLYKAEGTVAETPRRIMDFMIPGPCRMSWDSLMTSLEIVKTLDQGCCVVKYTTAGQLWNIISPREFVDLSYTCQHERGLLSCGVSVAHAELKPGLVRGFNHPCGWFCVPTEDPTLSCLTGFIQTDLRGKLPQTAVDSAMAAGLLRFIHDLRGALRGDTD, from the exons ATGTTCGCCAGCACG ATGGCCAGTGAGTGTCTGCAGCTGAGGGAAACGCTCTTGTCCTATCACAGTCTGAGTGAATCCGAATGGAGCATCGCAAAAAAGTCG gATGTGACCGTTTGGAGGAGACCGTCGCAGGAGTTCAGCGGCTTCCT ATATAAAGCTGAAGGAACTGTGGCAGAGACTCCACGCAGGATCATGGACTTCATGATCCCCGGGCCGTGCCGGATGAGCTGGGACAGTCTGATGACTTCCCTGGAGATCGTGAAAACTCTGGAccag ggctgTTGTGTAGTGAAGTACACCACTGCAGGCCAGCTGTGGAACATCATCTCTCCGCGGGAGTTTGTGGATCTCTCCTACACCTGCCAGCACGAGCGCGGCCTGCTGTCCTGTG GTGTGAGTGTGGCTCATGCGGAGCTGAAGCCGGGGCTGGTGCGGGGCTTTAATCACCCGTGTGGCTGGTTTTGTGTCCCGACGGAGGATCCGACTCTCAGCTGTCTGACCGGATTCATCCAGACGGACCTCAGAGGGAAGCTGCCGCAGACGGCCGTGGACTCGGCGATGGCTGCCGGACTGCTGCGCTTCATCCACGACCTCAGAGGAGCTCTGAGAGGAGACACGGactga
- the stard4 gene encoding stAR-related lipid transfer protein 4 isoform X3, with translation MASECLQLRETLLSYHSLSESEWSIAKKSKDVTVWRRPSQEFSGFLYKAEGTVAETPRRIMDFMIPGPCRMSWDSLMTSLEIVKTLDQGCCVVKYTTAGQLWNIISPREFVDLSYTCQHERGLLSCGVSVAHAELKPGLVRGFNHPCGWFCVPTEDPTLSCLTGFIQTDLRGKLPQTAVDSAMAAGLLRFIHDLRGALRGDTD, from the exons ATGGCCAGTGAGTGTCTGCAGCTGAGGGAAACGCTCTTGTCCTATCACAGTCTGAGTGAATCCGAATGGAGCATCGCAAAAAAGTCG aaggATGTGACCGTTTGGAGGAGACCGTCGCAGGAGTTCAGCGGCTTCCT ATATAAAGCTGAAGGAACTGTGGCAGAGACTCCACGCAGGATCATGGACTTCATGATCCCCGGGCCGTGCCGGATGAGCTGGGACAGTCTGATGACTTCCCTGGAGATCGTGAAAACTCTGGAccag ggctgTTGTGTAGTGAAGTACACCACTGCAGGCCAGCTGTGGAACATCATCTCTCCGCGGGAGTTTGTGGATCTCTCCTACACCTGCCAGCACGAGCGCGGCCTGCTGTCCTGTG GTGTGAGTGTGGCTCATGCGGAGCTGAAGCCGGGGCTGGTGCGGGGCTTTAATCACCCGTGTGGCTGGTTTTGTGTCCCGACGGAGGATCCGACTCTCAGCTGTCTGACCGGATTCATCCAGACGGACCTCAGAGGGAAGCTGCCGCAGACGGCCGTGGACTCGGCGATGGCTGCCGGACTGCTGCGCTTCATCCACGACCTCAGAGGAGCTCTGAGAGGAGACACGGactga